The sequence CACAAAGATCTGCTCCTCTTTTTCCAGGCCAATGAAGTTGCCAAACCACGACTTCTTAGCCAGCCTGTTAGGGCACGAGAAGCAGAAATAATCAAAGAGGAGAGCAGGAATTTGGACATTTTAACATTTAGGTGACTTACTCAGGGCTGGATTCTGGTGTTAAACTGGACATGTCTTCTGATGTTGGAACTAAAATAGACAAGTTTATTTACATGTGCTATTCTGCATATAATATAGATAGAATTGGTGCACACATAAtgccagcatcctctgcagtggacatttctgtTTTGCATTACAAATGTTTCATGAATTTGTAACCGACAAAGGAAACGTAATGTCagctgcagaggatgctggttctcaagaGGATATACAAGGCCATTCACCTTGCAGTTTGCGGCGATGGAACCGAGGTGAGCCCAGCAAGTTGTTCTTAAAAGAATTCAGGCGAGTTCTCCAATGGGCGGAGCTGCTGGCCGCTATCCCGCTTCCTCCTCCTGGGCTGGAGGGCGGGGTCAGCGAAAGAGAGCCCACCCCGCCCCCTCCCTCTGCCCGCGAGGAGGatgaggacgaggaggaggagggtggggtggaggaagggtGGTGAGGGTGGTGGACAGGGGTGCCCAAAGGCGTGGGCAACGGAGAGCCCTGGGGAGTGACCTGTGGCACAGAGTGGGCAGAGTTTGGGTACAAGCTCTTAGTCACGGACTTAAGGACAGATGACGAAGGGAAGAAGAAACGGGGAATGGGTGAGAGAAGCGGAGAAGGGGATGGGGAGCGGGAGGATGGGTTGTGTAGAGGCAGGGATTTGATTGGCTGGAGGTGAGGCCTTTCGGTGGGTCCCTTGGTGGGCAGGGTCTGGGTCTTTGGATGGGGGGGAGCTTTGGGCTTTTCGAGGGCCCGTGCTGTGCGAAGTGTCGTGACGCTTCCCTGTGTGGGCTCCTTTGTTTGGGGGGTAGCGGCAGCAGAGGTGACATCAGATTGGCTGAAAGTGAAGATGGGGCTTTGGTAGGACTGGGGAGTGGGTTTTGTGGGTTTGGGGCATATGGAAAACAAGAAAGAGAGGGGATGGAACATGGAGAAAGAAGGATGGAAATGAATATCATGCTTCATGACAGAAGACTGCATCTTGTGAGTTGTGAAAGTGTCCAATGAAAGTCTAACCGTGACAAAACATTGATATCATACAGCGACAGTTGTGATAGAGACAGGTGCAATGATTCAATTACTTTCCTAATTACTCGCACACATTAGCTGTTCATGCAAGGTATGGAAGAGAAGTGACATGAGCAGAGTAAAAAAGTGAAAATGTCACACAAACCTGCCGAATGAGGTTTAACCTGAGGAGCTTGATTTGtgataatgttcaaaaataattaGAGGAGATTGATACATGGGATGTTTCTGGAGGTTAGGTGTGGTTTTAACAAAACATGTGCAATGTAATCATTTTCAAAGTATTCTTGTACAAAGTATCGGTTATAGACTTTACATCAGGGGGATAAAAATGTTACCAATAGACTTTGGCGTTTTGTTCAGCCATTGCCAGCAAGTAGAGCAGCAACAGCTGAGTCTTACCCTGGGACTACTGAGAGGGCTGGAGGAGAGACCAGTGGAAGCTCCACTCACTGAGCGAGACCTGAAGGTGCATCAAAACAGCTCATTCATTAAAATGTACATAATGTTGTATTCCACACAGAACATACGTTTGATGTACTGTACCTCTGACTGTGTGCGGTGTCCAGGGCCCTGCGTGGAGGCGTGGGAGACCCCTGTTCAGTGACACTTAGCACCTCCAGGCTCTTCCTCTCTGGACGGCAGCGTCCGTGTCGCGTCAGCATGGGAGAGTCAACACGCTTTCTAGGAGGATCTGCACAGTAACCATTAAAAATCACAAATTTGCATGCATTTATATGGACATCCTCAGGCAGGCATCCTTAAATCAAGACTATAAAAATCCCCAAATAAGCTAGTCAGGCTACTTCTCAAACCTCCACCACAGAtctcacctcactcctacccacttctgcaAAGTGGGCTTGCTCAGCATGGAAGACAGAGTTACACAACTTGCACTGAACCTCGTATACAAAATTtgttacacctccctgatactgatgtacatgtcaaactacttgactgccataaccacaacactcgGGGGAGTTTCACAAATCAcatcaaacccagattccaatctaacaaaggtcttaactcatactCCTTTagtgccacttcaatatggaatgcactcccaaaaggtgtaaaagaaagtgcaaactgtcctccttcaaaaccgcactgaaAGAGCACCAGGTTTCAAATTTTACCCCAAAGCATCCTCACCCTCCACATCCCAGccttggattgtaaataattgtatatatgttTTCTCATGCTCTCTGAGCTTCTACCATTCACTGCTTGCTGTAAATATCCCCAAAAAGTTGGGAACTACAATTCTACATTATTATGATGCCTATAGTGATCATTATTTTGTataatgactgtattatgctgatagtgtaacccgccttccgcccgaatgcagctgagataggctccagcaccgaaagggacaagcggtagaaaatcgatggatggatggatatatttgtaccatgaatggaTTATCGagtaccccgacttaaacaagttgcaaaagttattcaggtgttaccatttagtggtcaattgtacagaacatgtactgtactgtgtaaactttacatcatcatataatgtattctcttccctcACAATCTGCTAATAAAAGGCTTCAATGAGTGAATAAAAAGGACTACTAATCATTCTGTATAGTTGCTATTTGCATTTTGGTCAGAGTTACATTattcaaaccaaaaaatataacaagaacaccaccttatgtttaacagaacatatatatttttttaattttccataTTTCTAAAATTACTATCTCAATATTATAAATTGCTAAGGGCAGTCTGATAACAAACCCACACGCAacaagcaactaacaatttgcagtcatgcttTTGTTGCAATAGACTGTACATTCAATGATAGACCATGTTAGTAGCTAAACTTTGTCAAATCACTATTAGCTGATAAAACAATTTAACTAATGTATGTGCGTGATGTACGTGGGGCGTAGTTTATGTGCTTAAAGCCAGAAGAGGGTGGGATATAACGCTTAAAACACTTTCAAAGGTTAGCACCCTTTCAACAGCTGCTTGAGGTTACCAGCATCCCTTTAAAGAACTGTGGCAAAAGCTGAAAGTATCTTCAGCTGCAGCTTCCCTTTAGAAGTGAAGCTATACTGCCTCCTAGGGACTGACCAGCATCATTACGTGGAGGCAAGTCCTCGTCCTCATAGCTGGGGTAGCGCTCTTTCCTGTCAAGCAGTAGGTAATAAATCATCTTCTCTTGGTTTTCTCTGAAAGGAACAAGCACAACAAATAAGACACAGTCGTTAAGGAGTTCAGAGGCGtacaagaaaagtgaagagtacCCACAATGGAAGTCTGTGTTTTTGCTTAAAATTTCACCATCTGGCCTCTTCTAAAGACAATCAGTCAACACCTTTAACAATAACCCAATACAAAACTATTTATGTTTTCAAAAGGAAGAACCTCACTTGATTGATTATTCTAAACAAATTTTAAACAACagcctttcttttttatttatttacattttttgtggaaTGGCTGCCTGAGTTCAAACAGGCGTCCCTTGTTTCTATTCAAGTCGTCAGCTTCTTTTTATTAGCTATTAGTTTAGCACGCTTACTAGTCAGCGTTTTTTTGTGCCGGCTTGATCAGCTCTATCAACATGCTTCTCtcttcatctatatatatatatatatatatatatatatatatatatatatatatatatatacacacatatacatatacagtatatatatatattgaacaatttcccttgtggctcattaaagtttgtctaagtctaagtctaagtctataaacaTCCTCAACCCTATAGAACATGAGTCTAAATGAAAACCACAATTTGGAAAGATAGCAGGCGCTTTTAAAGGGCGCACCTTGAAATGGAATTAACTATAAAACATGAGTTAAAGCCTTGGATAAATtcctttgtaaaaaaaacaaaactgatcTTAGCAGTTTGGAACAGGACTAATAAAAACCAGATGGCACCAATAACATCCTAAAATTATAGACAATTTCATTTGAGGTACAACTGGTCTCTAAGTAACCCATTTGTCATATTTGggattgtgaaaaaaaatgaaGGGGTGGCTTACTCTTCACATTGCAAATCCCGCGTGAGCTTGACCCTGTCTCTGAAACAGCCCAGCGAGTGCATGCTGTCAAGCACATCTGGGTCCAGCTCAGTCAGGGATAAGATTCGCCTCCCACACACTCTTCTGGGAGGAGGCTGCTCTGGACAAGGCTCATTACGACCACCCCTGGGACACACACATGCGTGACATGAGTATAATGAACGTGACTGAATATGATGTAGCATTGCTTAAAAATAGTACTTCACAGACAAATGACTGTATACTCACAGATACCAAGCATGTTTCTGAATGGTCTCAAGCTGTAAGACAGACAAGAGGAGAATggtaacattattttttatagaGGTAGCACAGAGTTGAATCTTTTCCATTTTTGTTTCTATATTATTGTTGTGTCCCTACTCGCTgtttaagtccatccatccatccattttctaccgcttattcccttcggggtcgcggggggcactggagcctatctcagctaaaatcgggcggaaggcggggtacaccctggacaagtcgccacctcttcacagggccaacacagatagtgttgccaatcaacctatccccaggtgcttgtttttggaagtgggaggaagccggaatacccggagggaacccacgcagtcacggggagaacatgcaaactccacacagaaagatcctgagcccgggattgaacccaggactactcaggaccttcgtattgtgaggcagacgcactaacccctcttccaccgtgctgtttAAGTCATTctaaaaaatcttgtttttaatgatgtCACTTCATGAAGGGAAAAAACTATTTACTCATGGACATGATACCGCATCTAACCCACTGCTAAGTAGATGAGCTTGCTAAGGAAAGGCTTTGCTTCCATCTTGAAATAAAGACTGGAAGTCTTCCAACTATCCTGCATAAGTGGGAACTGTAGGTTTCATGATTTTGTTTTAGTCAAAATataggctaacctagcatgatgttgctgctAAAATGTTAGTGTAATGTTAGCAATTTAGCTCACATAGCCAGGGACGTCAAAGTGGAGAGGCAAATGGGGATGTGAAACCACgtcatatattttaatataaaataaatatagccATGAAATTTCAATTATAAATTAGCTTAAATCAAAAGAGAGAACATCTAACTACTTACACCTCCCTATCAAGAATGCAAAATGTTTAATTCTCCCTGAATAGCGGCAAACCTAGCATGgaacacttcactcaacacagacatcctaacgtcatcaaagctcaccctTAAGCAGTCACACGTA is a genomic window of Nerophis lumbriciformis linkage group LG11, RoL_Nlum_v2.1, whole genome shotgun sequence containing:
- the brsk1a gene encoding serine/threonine-protein kinase BRSK2 isoform X3; the encoded protein is MSKELSLSQSAQYVGPYRLEKTLGKGQTGLVKLGIHCITAQKVAIKIVNREKLSESVLMKVEREIAILKLIEHPHVLKLHDVYENNKYLYLVLEHVSGGELFDYLVKKGRLTPKEARKFFRQIISALDFCHSHSICHRDLKPENLLLDEKNNIRIADFGMASLQVGDSLLETSCGSPHYACPEVIRGEKYDGRRADVWSCGVILFALLVGALPFDHDNLRQLLEKVKSGVFHMPHFIPPDCQSLLKGMIEVNPEKRLTLETIQKHAWYLGGRNEPCPEQPPPRRVCGRRILSLTELDPDVLDSMHSLGCFRDRVKLTRDLQCEEENQEKMIYYLLLDRKERYPSYEDEDLPPRNDADPPRKRVDSPMLTRHGRCRPERKSLEVLSVTEQGSPTPPRRALDTAHSQRSRSVSGASTGLSSSPLSSPRSYQSPIFTFSQSDVTSAAATPQTKEPTQGSVTTLRTARALEKPKAPPHPKTQTLPTKGPTERPHLQPIKSLPLHNPSSRSPSPSPLLSPIPRFFFPSSSVLKSVTKSLYPNSAHSVPQVTPQGSPLPTPLGTPVHHPHHPSSTPPSSSSSSSSSRAEGGGGVGSLSLTPPSSPGGGSGIAASSSAHWRTRLNSFKNNLLGSPRFHRRKLQVPTSEDMSSLTPESSPELAKKSWFGNFIGLEKEEQIFVVIRDKPLSSVKADIVHAFLSSVGLSASSLSSHHTDPIAQPQRHLPDKLQSRIQVLRRPFRLPEARQVSGGYCLLRGREGAGPGEDREGGQERDGNLQRDVHPHIRSKSQVQTSGGNDPSPASQLP